Proteins encoded within one genomic window of Besnoitia besnoiti strain Bb-Ger1 chromosome II, whole genome shotgun sequence:
- a CDS encoding hypothetical protein (encoded by transcript BESB_036080), giving the protein MSRPGSRRRAFDPPTRARREYERHRLELAEFVLCQKQRPPPEPLIARLSQVQQLKDTEKEQERKETFKAQFRAGLVVKKRPRCADAHAAPLSPLLASASPPSAGTRSASASTVQASSASSPPSSLEPLSPLPARGESDLCAPLRSSRAHSRGPGGCEPDTKKNRLCLNQQERRGTRRAPDFRRSEGETDTRRPAIPHGQRARPSVAAASPSVLPQPGPVAALSAPLGSSASTSRSSLPSAASSLQTAFLSEILGAYPEDEAGPASTSSAAEAVSLGSTLEAKP; this is encoded by the exons ATGTCCCGGCCTGGTAGCCGCCGTCGGGCATTCGACCCGCCCACTCGAGCGAGAAG GGAATACGAGCGCCACCGCCTGGAACTAGCTGAGTTCGTGCTTTGTCAGAAACAGCGACCT CCACCAGAACCTCTGATTGCGAGACTTTCGCAAGTCCAACAGTTGAAAGATACGGAAAAGGAGCAAGAACGGAAAGAAACATTTAAG GCTCAATTTCGCGCGGGCTTAGTCGTAAAGAAGCGGCCTCGATgtgcagacgcgcacgccgcgccgctgtcgcccctcctcgcgtcggcttctcctccttccgcgGGAACGcggtctgcgtctgcctctacGGTACaggcctcgtctgcctcatcgcctccgtcgtctcttGAGCCGTTATCACCGCTGCCTgcccgcggcgagagcgacctTTGCGCGCCGTTGCGTTCGTCGCGTGCCCACTCTCGAGGGCCGGGCGGTTGCGAGCCCGACACGAAGAAAAACAGGCTGTGTTTGAACCAACAGGAGCGTCGCGGTACGCGGCGAGCCCCTGACTTTaggcgcagcgaaggcgagacagacacgcggcgTCCTGCCATTCCCCATGGGCAGCGTGCGCGTCccagcgtcgctgccgcaAGCCCTTCGGTGCTTCCGCAGCCGGGTCCCGTTGCCGCTTtgtccgcgccgctcggaAGTTCGGCCTCAACCTCTCgttcttcgctgccttctgctgcgtccTCACTGCAGACGGCGTTTCTTTCCGAGATTCTTGGCGCATACCCCGAGGACGAAGCCGGTCCGGCCTCGacgtcgtctgcggcagagGCAGTTTCGCTGGGTAGCACGCTAGAGGCGAAGCCCTGA